A single window of Rhizobium sp. SL42 DNA harbors:
- a CDS encoding DUF1810 domain-containing protein: MGDAKMFDSTRFLEAQAPVLEAVKAELGAGRKQSHWMWFVFPQLRGLGLSPTSLHYGLASVAEAQSYLADDQLGPRLVDCTRLVMSIEGRSLHEIFGSPDDRKFQSCMTLFSLAAPDERGSIFRQALDRYCGGRLDHRTLEILSL; encoded by the coding sequence ATGGGCGATGCGAAGATGTTCGACAGCACTCGTTTCCTCGAAGCCCAGGCGCCCGTACTGGAAGCCGTCAAGGCGGAGCTCGGCGCTGGACGAAAGCAAAGTCACTGGATGTGGTTCGTCTTTCCGCAATTGCGGGGACTTGGGCTTTCACCAACGTCGTTGCATTACGGTCTTGCCTCTGTCGCGGAGGCTCAAAGCTACCTCGCGGATGACCAGCTCGGGCCGCGGCTGGTTGATTGCACGAGGTTGGTGATGTCGATCGAGGGGCGCTCGCTACACGAGATTTTCGGCTCACCGGATGATCGCAAGTTCCAGTCCTGCATGACCTTGTTCTCACTTGCGGCGCCGGACGAACGTGGTTCTATATTTCGCCAGGCTCTTGATCGGTATTGCGGTGGCAGGCTTGATCACCGCACGCTGGAAATCCTGTCGCTTTAG
- a CDS encoding DUF475 domain-containing protein gives MNAPLSPNSGTSTLGYFRWAFIVTFLGLVLGGVLGWQSTGTIGGMATVFFICAVLAVLEISLSFDNAIVNANKLKDMTPVWQHRFLTWGIIIAVFGMRIVFPLLIVVIAAKIGPIEAVILAAREPAEYARIMNDAHLPIAAFGGTFLMMVGLTYFFNHEKDVHWIEVIEKHMARSASIKGIEIAFVLILILVFSNLLEGEDATTFVYSAIYGLVTFLAVEVLGGLLDASQKAMSEAAKGGLGAFIYLEVLDASFSFDGVIGAFALTQNLFVIAIGLGIGAMYVRSMTIMLVEKGTLAEYRYLEHGAFYAILILSVIMYFQTLVHIPEVITGLGGAALIGVSLWSSIRYNRREREEEARMAHEAVADNI, from the coding sequence ATGAACGCTCCCCTCTCACCCAATAGCGGCACCAGCACCCTGGGTTATTTCCGCTGGGCCTTCATCGTCACGTTCCTCGGCCTCGTCCTGGGTGGCGTGCTGGGCTGGCAATCGACCGGCACCATCGGCGGCATGGCGACCGTCTTCTTTATCTGCGCGGTGCTCGCCGTTCTGGAAATCTCGCTGTCTTTCGACAACGCGATCGTCAATGCCAACAAGTTGAAAGACATGACGCCCGTCTGGCAGCATCGCTTCCTGACCTGGGGCATCATCATCGCCGTCTTCGGCATGCGCATCGTATTCCCGCTACTCATCGTGGTCATCGCGGCAAAGATCGGCCCGATAGAAGCGGTGATACTGGCGGCCCGCGAGCCGGCCGAATATGCCCGCATCATGAACGACGCACACCTCCCGATCGCGGCCTTCGGCGGCACCTTCCTGATGATGGTCGGCCTGACCTACTTCTTCAATCACGAGAAGGACGTGCACTGGATAGAGGTCATCGAAAAGCACATGGCGCGCTCGGCCTCGATCAAGGGCATAGAAATCGCGTTTGTCCTGATCCTGATCCTCGTCTTTTCCAATCTTCTGGAAGGCGAAGATGCGACCACTTTTGTCTATTCGGCCATCTATGGCCTGGTGACGTTCCTGGCCGTTGAAGTCTTGGGGGGCCTGCTGGACGCCTCTCAGAAAGCCATGAGCGAAGCGGCCAAGGGAGGCCTCGGCGCCTTCATCTATCTCGAAGTGCTCGACGCAAGCTTCTCCTTCGACGGCGTGATCGGCGCCTTTGCCCTGACGCAGAATCTCTTCGTCATCGCCATCGGCCTTGGCATCGGCGCCATGTATGTGCGCTCGATGACCATCATGCTGGTGGAAAAGGGCACATTGGCGGAATACCGCTATCTGGAACATGGCGCTTTCTACGCCATCCTGATCCTCTCGGTGATCATGTATTTCCAGACGCTGGTGCATATCCCCGAAGTGATCACCGGCCTTGGCGGCGCCGCCTTGATCGGTGTCTCGCTCTGGTCTTCGATCCGCTACAACAGACGGGAACGCGAGGAAGAGGCGCGAATGGCCCATGAAGCGGTTGCCGACAATATCTGA
- a CDS encoding exopolysaccharide biosynthesis protein: MSDPDMSPNDDRKPGVASSRLAMLVIHADTAGSVSLDELLAAMGRTSIAFAILILSLPALTPIPGPFGMVFGTCLAIIAVQIMAGYQRIWLPRFLGRRRISAQVISLVVRYTGPLVARVETILRRDRMRHFAGRTAQSLLGIPVFLLAIAVALPIPFGNFLPVAALVMIALGLMERDGLIVMLGVALGIIALATSGGLVYGALRGLGWAIG; this comes from the coding sequence ATGAGCGACCCTGACATGTCCCCGAACGATGACCGCAAACCCGGCGTCGCTTCCTCGCGATTGGCGATGCTGGTCATCCATGCGGATACCGCGGGGTCGGTCAGCCTTGACGAATTGCTGGCAGCCATGGGCCGAACCAGCATCGCCTTCGCCATCCTGATTTTGTCGCTACCCGCGCTGACCCCGATACCCGGTCCCTTCGGCATGGTCTTTGGCACCTGCCTGGCCATTATCGCCGTACAGATCATGGCCGGCTACCAGCGTATCTGGTTGCCCCGCTTTCTCGGTCGGCGGCGTATTTCGGCACAGGTGATCAGCCTTGTGGTCCGTTACACCGGCCCTCTGGTGGCGCGGGTTGAAACGATCCTGCGCCGCGACCGCATGCGCCATTTTGCCGGCCGTACGGCGCAGTCGCTGCTTGGTATCCCGGTTTTCCTGCTGGCAATTGCGGTCGCCTTGCCCATTCCATTCGGCAACTTCCTGCCGGTTGCGGCTCTGGTGATGATCGCCCTTGGTCTGATGGAACGGGATGGCTTGATCGTCATGCTTGGGGTGGCGCTTGGCATCATTGCCCTGGCAACGTCCGGCGGCCTGGTCTATGGCGCGCTGCGCGGTCTCGGCTGGGCGATCGGCTGA
- a CDS encoding sigma-70 family RNA polymerase sigma factor: protein MKPGTHPFNVIGQLAALRRYARSLARDPDEAEDLVHDTLVRALEKQSTFRTGANLRNWLLSVLHNTHIDRLRYKRATARRDAATLDLVAQSIPAEQEHSVRLKQVRNAFLALPEDQREALHLVAMEELSYQEAANVLGIPVGTLMSRISRARARLRAIEDKQGIAPVTHLRIVGGPPDDQQ, encoded by the coding sequence ATGAAACCCGGAACGCACCCTTTTAACGTGATCGGACAGCTGGCAGCCTTGCGGCGCTATGCGCGGTCTCTGGCGCGCGATCCGGATGAAGCAGAAGATCTGGTGCACGACACACTGGTACGCGCGCTCGAAAAGCAGTCGACTTTCCGCACAGGCGCCAATCTCCGCAACTGGCTGCTTTCGGTACTGCACAACACGCATATCGACCGTTTGCGCTACAAGCGCGCCACCGCGAGACGCGATGCCGCAACGCTGGATCTGGTGGCACAATCGATACCGGCCGAACAGGAGCATTCCGTTCGGCTCAAACAGGTTCGAAACGCGTTTCTGGCTCTGCCGGAAGATCAGCGTGAAGCCCTGCATCTTGTGGCCATGGAAGAGCTTTCCTATCAGGAAGCCGCAAACGTGCTTGGCATTCCCGTTGGAACGCTGATGTCACGCATTTCACGGGCCAGAGCGCGACTTCGCGCAATTGAGGACAAGCAAGGGATCGCTCCGGTGACCCACCTACGCATCGTTGGAGGCCCCCCCGATGACCAGCAATGA
- a CDS encoding anti-sigma factor family protein codes for MTSNDPVIEADLHAYVDDQLNVGRRIEVEAYLSERPEVAAQVMADLRVRDELRLSLAGLPSVSKIETRDAARMLERAFSRRRTLDLFRRAAMITLFVGAGWAAHGWIAPLGVGEVVASVPPPAFVEEAIRAHQTAELREQMPSQSEAGSFDPADIRSATAIVLPEMPAHWSIRDAQIFPSTYGPSVELEVEAGKGERLSLFAVRPGTFAVQQVLMRQEGETQAAYWQIGEVAYALISETPNADALADKARKLARTLY; via the coding sequence ATGACCAGCAATGATCCCGTAATCGAAGCCGACCTTCACGCCTATGTCGATGATCAGCTCAATGTCGGGCGCCGTATCGAAGTGGAAGCCTATCTGTCGGAGCGCCCGGAAGTGGCGGCCCAGGTCATGGCCGACCTCCGGGTTCGCGACGAACTGCGCTTGTCTCTTGCCGGCCTCCCGAGCGTCAGCAAGATCGAGACCCGTGACGCCGCTCGAATGCTGGAAAGAGCGTTCAGCCGCCGCCGCACCTTGGACCTGTTTCGCCGTGCCGCGATGATAACGCTCTTCGTCGGCGCCGGATGGGCCGCCCATGGCTGGATCGCGCCGCTAGGCGTCGGTGAGGTCGTGGCATCCGTGCCGCCGCCTGCCTTTGTCGAGGAAGCCATTCGCGCCCACCAGACGGCGGAACTGCGCGAACAGATGCCATCGCAGTCGGAGGCAGGCTCCTTCGACCCGGCGGATATCCGATCGGCAACAGCGATCGTATTGCCAGAGATGCCGGCGCACTGGTCGATCCGGGATGCGCAGATTTTCCCCTCGACCTACGGACCGAGCGTTGAACTCGAAGTCGAGGCAGGCAAGGGCGAGCGTCTGTCTCTTTTTGCCGTTCGCCCAGGCACCTTCGCCGTGCAGCAAGTATTGATGCGCCAGGAAGGTGAAACGCAGGCAGCCTATTGGCAGATCGGCGAAGTCGCCTACGCACTGATTTCCGAAACCCCGAATGCGGATGCGCTGGCCGACAAAGCCCGCAAACTCGCTCGCACCCTTTACTGA
- a CDS encoding Bax inhibitor-1/YccA family protein gives MDPIQNRFGYGSQAQSAALFDEGLRQHMLRVYNYMGLGLAITGLVAYFVGSTPALYVPIFSSPLKWVVMLAPLAFVFFFSFRIQTMSASSAQMAFWAFCAVMGLSLASVFLVFTGASIARTFFITATMFGATSLYGYTTKRDLAKMGSFLMMGLIGIVIASVVNIFLGSSALQFAVSVIGVVVFVGLTAYDTQNIKEQYAENVDQESQQKLAVFGALSLYLNFVNLFQMLLSLTGQREE, from the coding sequence ATGGATCCTATCCAGAACCGCTTCGGCTACGGTAGCCAGGCACAATCTGCGGCCCTCTTCGACGAGGGCCTGCGCCAGCACATGCTGCGCGTCTACAACTACATGGGTCTTGGCCTGGCCATCACCGGCCTGGTCGCCTACTTCGTCGGCTCGACGCCAGCCCTCTATGTGCCGATCTTCTCGTCCCCTTTGAAATGGGTCGTGATGCTGGCACCGCTTGCCTTCGTCTTCTTCTTCTCGTTCCGCATCCAGACGATGTCGGCATCGAGCGCCCAGATGGCCTTCTGGGCCTTCTGCGCAGTGATGGGCCTCTCGCTGGCATCGGTGTTCCTGGTCTTCACCGGCGCATCGATCGCACGCACCTTCTTCATCACCGCCACCATGTTCGGCGCAACCAGCCTTTATGGTTACACGACCAAGCGTGATCTGGCGAAGATGGGTTCGTTCCTGATGATGGGCCTGATCGGTATTGTGATCGCCTCGGTCGTCAACATCTTCCTCGGCTCGAGCGCCCTGCAGTTCGCAGTATCGGTCATCGGCGTCGTCGTCTTCGTTGGCCTGACCGCCTACGACACGCAGAACATCAAGGAACAGTATGCAGAGAACGTCGACCAGGAAAGCCAGCAGAAGCTCGCCGTCTTCGGCGCACTTTCGCTCTACCTGAACTTCGTCAACCTGTTCCAGATGCTGTTGAGCCTCACCGGCCAGCGCGAAGAATAA
- the rhaI gene encoding L-rhamnose catabolism isomerase: protein MTDSKISSDFIAEDNDKRAAALKSDYAALGEKLARSNIDINAITDKVAEFFVAVPSWGVGTGGTRFARFPGLGEPRNIFDKLDDCSVINELTRATPTVSLHIPWDKTDPKELKAKGDQLGLGFDAMNSNTFSDAPDQANSYKYGSLSHVDAATRAQAVEHNIECIEIGSAIGSKALTVWIGDGSNFPGQSNFTRQFERYLASMADIYKALPDDWRLFSEHKMYEPAFYSTVVQDWGTNFLIAQTLGPKAFCLVDLGHHAPNTNIEMIVARLIQFEKLGGFHFNDSKYGDDDLDAGSVEPYRLFLVFNELVDAEYRGVKGFHPAHMIDQSHNVTDPIESLISSANEIRRAYAQALLVDRAALTGYQDGNDALMATETLKRAYRTDVEAILAEARRRTGGAIDPIAAYRGSGYRAKVAAERPAVKGGSGGIV from the coding sequence ATGACGGATAGCAAGATTTCTAGCGATTTCATCGCCGAAGATAATGACAAGCGCGCAGCTGCGCTCAAATCCGACTACGCGGCACTCGGCGAGAAGCTGGCGCGCAGCAATATCGACATCAACGCCATCACCGACAAGGTTGCCGAATTCTTCGTCGCCGTTCCGTCCTGGGGCGTGGGCACCGGTGGAACGCGCTTTGCCCGCTTTCCGGGGCTTGGCGAACCGCGCAACATCTTCGACAAGCTCGATGACTGCTCTGTCATCAACGAGCTGACGCGCGCGACACCGACAGTTTCGCTGCATATACCGTGGGACAAAACGGATCCTAAGGAACTGAAGGCCAAGGGCGACCAGCTCGGTCTCGGCTTCGACGCGATGAATTCCAACACGTTCTCGGATGCGCCGGACCAGGCGAACTCCTACAAATACGGCTCGCTCAGCCATGTGGACGCGGCGACCCGCGCACAGGCTGTCGAACACAATATCGAATGCATCGAGATCGGCAGTGCGATCGGATCGAAGGCGCTGACGGTGTGGATCGGCGACGGCTCGAACTTCCCCGGACAGAGCAATTTCACCCGCCAGTTCGAGCGTTATCTCGCCTCGATGGCGGATATCTACAAGGCGTTGCCGGATGACTGGCGGCTGTTTTCCGAGCACAAGATGTACGAGCCGGCCTTCTATTCGACGGTGGTGCAGGATTGGGGCACGAATTTCCTGATTGCCCAGACACTGGGCCCGAAGGCTTTCTGCCTGGTCGATCTCGGCCATCATGCGCCCAACACCAATATCGAGATGATCGTGGCCCGCCTGATTCAGTTCGAAAAGCTTGGCGGCTTCCATTTCAACGATTCGAAATATGGCGACGACGATCTCGATGCCGGTTCGGTCGAGCCCTACCGTCTGTTCCTCGTGTTCAACGAGCTGGTCGATGCCGAGTATCGCGGCGTCAAGGGTTTCCATCCGGCGCATATGATCGACCAGAGCCATAATGTGACAGATCCGATCGAAAGCCTGATCTCCAGCGCAAACGAAATCCGCCGCGCCTATGCCCAGGCGCTGCTGGTCGATCGTGCGGCGCTTACCGGCTATCAGGACGGCAATGATGCGCTGATGGCGACCGAGACGCTGAAGCGCGCCTATCGCACCGATGTCGAGGCGATCCTTGCCGAAGCGCGTCGTCGTACCGGTGGTGCGATCGACCCGATCGCGGCCTATCGTGGCAGCGGCTACCGTGCCAAGGTCGCGGCCGAGCGGCCGGCGGTCAAGGGCGGCTCCGGCGGTATCGTCTGA
- a CDS encoding YqaE/Pmp3 family membrane protein yields MDVLRILLSIILPPVGVFLQVGIGLHFWLNILLTLCGYVPGVIHAIWVILRK; encoded by the coding sequence ATGGACGTTCTACGCATTCTGCTTTCCATCATCCTGCCGCCGGTCGGCGTCTTCCTCCAGGTCGGCATCGGCCTGCATTTCTGGCTGAACATCCTGCTGACGCTGTGCGGCTATGTACCGGGCGTCATCCACGCAATCTGGGTCATCCTGAGGAAGTAA
- a CDS encoding bifunctional rhamnulose-1-phosphate aldolase/short-chain dehydrogenase, with amino-acid sequence MTGQTRLLDNRWDDAYAAKLDEPGKLLYRSNLLGADKRITNYGGGNTSAKVMETDPLTGETVKVLWVKGSGGDVGTIKLDGFSTLYQDKLEALKGIYKGVADEDRMVGFLPHCTFNLNPRAASIDTPLHGFVPFTHVDHMHPDAIIAIAASKNSKELTSKIFGADIGWLPWRRPGFQLGLDLEAFVKANPTAKGVVLESHGLFTWANDAKDCYLLTLDIINKAIEWFAKETEGKVIFGGAVSKSLPVAERRAIAAKLMPEIRGRIGKAERKLGHFDDQDAVLEFVNSKQLQPLGALGTSCPDHFLRTKIRPLIVDFDPAKPDVDAVLAGLDKALEDYRADYTRYYEACKHDNSPKIRDPNPVIFLVPGVGMLSFAKDKATARIAGEFYVNAINVMKGASTVSEYQGLPEQEAFDIEYWLLEEAKLQRMPKPKSLAGKVAFVTGGAGGIGRATAERLVAEGACVVLADIDAKALADTTADFSKRHGGDAVRSVQLDVTKEDAVLQSFLEASVEFGGVDILVSNAGIASSAPVEDTTLAMWNKNIDILATGYFLVSREAFRLFRRQALGGNVVFVASKNGLASSPNASAYCTAKAAEIHLARCLALEGADAGIRVNTVNPDAVLRGSKIWNGEWREQRAASSKIEVDDLEEHYRKRSMLKLNVFPEDIAEAIYFLASDLSAKSTGNIINVDAGNAQSFTR; translated from the coding sequence ATGACGGGCCAAACCCGCCTTCTCGATAATCGTTGGGACGATGCTTATGCTGCCAAGCTGGATGAGCCGGGCAAGCTGCTTTATCGCTCGAATCTGCTCGGTGCCGACAAGCGCATCACCAATTATGGCGGCGGCAACACCTCTGCAAAGGTCATGGAAACCGATCCGCTGACCGGCGAAACGGTCAAGGTTCTATGGGTCAAGGGCTCGGGCGGTGACGTCGGGACGATCAAGCTCGATGGCTTCTCCACCCTCTACCAAGACAAACTCGAAGCCTTGAAGGGCATCTACAAGGGCGTGGCAGACGAAGACCGCATGGTCGGCTTCCTGCCCCATTGCACCTTCAACCTGAATCCGCGTGCAGCCTCGATCGATACGCCGCTGCATGGTTTCGTGCCGTTCACGCATGTCGATCACATGCATCCGGACGCGATCATCGCGATTGCGGCCTCCAAGAATTCCAAGGAACTGACAAGCAAGATCTTTGGCGCCGATATCGGCTGGTTGCCCTGGCGCCGTCCGGGCTTCCAGCTCGGTCTCGATCTCGAAGCCTTCGTCAAGGCGAACCCGACGGCCAAGGGCGTCGTGCTCGAAAGCCACGGTCTCTTCACCTGGGCGAATGACGCCAAGGATTGTTACCTGCTGACGCTCGACATCATCAACAAGGCGATCGAGTGGTTTGCCAAGGAAACCGAAGGCAAGGTGATCTTCGGCGGTGCGGTCTCCAAGAGCCTGCCGGTTGCCGAGCGCCGCGCCATCGCGGCAAAGCTGATGCCGGAAATTCGCGGCCGGATCGGCAAGGCGGAGCGCAAGCTCGGTCATTTCGACGATCAGGATGCCGTGCTCGAATTCGTCAATTCCAAGCAGCTTCAGCCGCTTGGCGCGCTCGGCACGTCCTGCCCCGACCATTTCCTGCGCACCAAGATCCGTCCGCTGATCGTCGATTTCGATCCGGCCAAGCCGGATGTCGATGCCGTTCTTGCCGGTCTCGACAAGGCGCTTGAGGACTACCGTGCCGACTACACGCGCTATTATGAAGCCTGCAAGCACGACAACTCGCCGAAGATCCGCGATCCCAATCCGGTGATCTTCCTGGTGCCGGGCGTCGGCATGCTGTCCTTTGCCAAGGACAAGGCGACGGCCCGCATCGCCGGCGAGTTCTATGTGAATGCGATCAACGTGATGAAGGGTGCCTCAACGGTTTCCGAATATCAGGGCCTGCCGGAACAGGAAGCCTTCGACATAGAATACTGGCTGTTGGAAGAAGCAAAGCTCCAGCGAATGCCGAAGCCGAAGAGCCTGGCCGGCAAGGTCGCCTTCGTCACCGGCGGCGCCGGCGGCATCGGCCGCGCCACGGCCGAACGGCTGGTCGCAGAAGGTGCCTGCGTCGTGCTGGCGGATATCGATGCCAAGGCGCTCGCGGATACGACGGCGGATTTTTCCAAGCGCCATGGCGGCGATGCGGTGCGTTCGGTTCAGCTCGACGTGACCAAGGAAGACGCGGTCCTGCAGTCCTTCCTCGAAGCGTCTGTCGAATTCGGCGGCGTCGACATTCTCGTCTCGAATGCCGGCATTGCCTCCTCGGCACCCGTCGAAGATACGACGCTTGCCATGTGGAACAAGAATATCGACATTCTCGCGACCGGCTATTTCCTCGTGTCGCGTGAAGCCTTCCGCCTGTTCCGGCGTCAGGCGCTTGGCGGCAATGTCGTCTTCGTCGCGTCGAAGAACGGCCTTGCCTCGTCGCCGAATGCCTCGGCCTACTGCACCGCGAAGGCTGCCGAAATCCATCTCGCTCGGTGCCTGGCGCTAGAAGGGGCGGATGCCGGCATTCGCGTGAACACCGTCAACCCTGATGCGGTTCTGCGCGGCTCGAAGATCTGGAATGGCGAATGGCGTGAACAGCGCGCGGCGTCCTCGAAGATCGAGGTGGACGATCTCGAGGAGCATTACCGCAAGCGTTCGATGCTGAAGCTCAACGTCTTCCCGGAAGATATCGCTGAAGCGATCTACTTCCTGGCGTCCGATCTTTCGGCCAAGTCGACCGGCAACATCATCAATGTCGATGCCGGCAACGCCCAGAGCTTTACCCGTTAA
- a CDS encoding DeoR/GlpR family DNA-binding transcription regulator: protein MHERERHRIILSAIQEKPVVTVQDIAELTEASEATIRRDIASLHVQGKLRRVRGGAEAVHPPQLGNLAARPFRVSESVNIDKKRAIARAAVELCEEGDSVIINGGTTTFQMVHFMSARRLQVMTNSFAIAEHLVKHSKCNVSVPGGAIYRDQSLILSPFENDAIRNFYARRIFIGAQGINALGVMESDALVIQSEQKLVRQAEELIVMVDSSKFAKRSSLILCPLDKVSTIITDDKISDEAANMVTDAGIKLITVKPLASSEKEDTTSVA, encoded by the coding sequence ATGCACGAACGCGAACGCCATCGCATCATACTAAGCGCGATCCAGGAAAAGCCGGTTGTCACGGTGCAGGATATCGCTGAACTGACCGAGGCATCAGAAGCCACGATCCGGCGGGACATCGCTTCTCTGCATGTGCAGGGAAAGCTTCGCCGCGTCCGCGGCGGCGCCGAGGCCGTGCATCCGCCGCAGCTGGGCAATCTGGCCGCGCGCCCCTTCCGAGTTTCCGAATCAGTCAACATCGACAAGAAACGCGCAATTGCGCGCGCCGCCGTCGAATTGTGCGAGGAAGGTGATTCCGTCATCATCAATGGCGGCACCACGACATTCCAGATGGTGCATTTCATGTCGGCCCGCCGGCTGCAGGTGATGACCAATTCCTTCGCCATTGCCGAACATCTGGTCAAACACTCGAAATGCAATGTCTCGGTGCCTGGCGGCGCGATATACCGCGACCAGAGCCTGATCCTGTCGCCTTTCGAAAACGACGCAATCCGGAATTTCTACGCCCGCCGCATCTTTATTGGCGCGCAAGGCATCAACGCCCTCGGCGTGATGGAATCCGATGCCCTGGTCATCCAGAGCGAGCAGAAACTGGTTCGCCAGGCGGAAGAGCTGATCGTCATGGTCGATAGCAGCAAGTTCGCCAAGCGCTCGAGCCTGATCCTCTGCCCGCTCGACAAGGTCTCGACCATCATCACCGACGACAAGATTTCCGACGAGGCGGCCAACATGGTCACCGACGCCGGCATCAAGCTGATTACGGTGAAGCCGCTGGCTTCATCGGAAAAGGAGGATACCACGTCAGTCGCCTGA
- the rhaS gene encoding rhamnose ABC transporter substrate-binding protein translates to MKLSKTLLAGVVFAIASMGSAVQAADMKIALVVKSLGNGFFEAANKGAEEAAKELGGVEIIYTGPTSTTAEGQIEVINSLIAQGVDAIAISANDPDAVVPALKKAAQRGIKVISWDSGVAAEGRIMHLNPSSNELIGKMCLQLAANHLEGGKGDFAILSATTTSTNQNIWIEEMKKQLKDFPGLNLATTVYGDDLADKSYREAQGLLTSQPNVKVIVAPTTVGVLAASQAVKDAGKIGQVYVTGLGLPSEMAGAIKSGATKEFAIWNPIDLGYSAAQISYHLVKGDTDGAPGSEIEAGRMGKIKIGDNGEAAMADPFVYDASNIDQFSKIF, encoded by the coding sequence ATGAAACTGTCTAAGACATTGCTGGCGGGCGTGGTTTTTGCCATCGCCTCCATGGGCTCGGCCGTACAGGCTGCCGACATGAAGATCGCTCTGGTCGTCAAGTCGCTCGGCAACGGCTTCTTCGAAGCTGCCAACAAGGGTGCGGAAGAAGCCGCCAAGGAACTCGGCGGCGTCGAGATCATCTATACCGGCCCGACCTCGACCACGGCTGAAGGCCAGATCGAAGTCATCAACTCGCTGATCGCCCAGGGCGTCGATGCCATCGCGATCTCGGCGAACGATCCGGACGCCGTTGTTCCGGCACTCAAGAAGGCTGCCCAGCGCGGCATCAAGGTGATTTCGTGGGATTCGGGCGTTGCAGCCGAAGGCCGCATCATGCACCTGAACCCGTCGTCGAACGAACTGATCGGCAAGATGTGCCTGCAGCTCGCCGCCAACCACCTCGAAGGCGGCAAGGGCGACTTCGCCATCCTGTCGGCCACCACGACCTCGACCAACCAGAACATCTGGATCGAGGAAATGAAGAAGCAGCTCAAGGACTTCCCCGGCCTCAACCTTGCCACCACCGTCTACGGTGACGACCTCGCAGACAAGAGCTACCGCGAAGCCCAGGGCCTCCTGACCTCGCAGCCGAACGTCAAGGTCATCGTCGCTCCGACCACCGTCGGCGTTCTCGCCGCCTCGCAGGCCGTCAAGGATGCCGGCAAGATCGGTCAGGTCTATGTGACTGGCCTCGGCCTGCCGTCCGAAATGGCCGGCGCCATCAAGTCCGGCGCGACCAAGGAATTCGCGATCTGGAACCCGATCGACCTCGGTTACTCGGCAGCCCAGATCTCGTATCATCTGGTAAAGGGTGACACCGACGGCGCACCGGGCTCGGAAATCGAAGCTGGCCGCATGGGCAAGATCAAGATCGGCGACAATGGCGAAGCCGCGATGGCCGATCCCTTCGTCTACGACGCCTCGAACATCGACCAGTTCTCGAAGATCTTCTGA